A section of the Pimelobacter simplex genome encodes:
- a CDS encoding threonine aldolase family protein, whose protein sequence is MIDLRSDTVTRPTEAMRAAMAAAEVGDDVYGEDPTVRALEERVAGLFGHQAALFTPTGSLANVLAVAAVVAPGQEVLCEARAHIARAELGAHGAVSGLTMRTWSHPRGQVDLAVVDELFAPDLGPYFVRTAALSVENTHNFAGGAVVPLADLQALRAYADERAVAVHLDGARIWNAHVATGTPLADYGAVADVLAVCLSKGLGAPAGSLVLGSAEQVADARVRRKRLGAGMRQVGILAAAGLHALDHHVERLADDHAHARLLAEACGADPAAVDTNIVTFDRDDAPVFVARAREAGVLIGAVGARTIRLVTHLDVSRDDAERAAQVLASL, encoded by the coding sequence TTGATCGACCTGCGCAGCGACACCGTCACGCGTCCGACGGAGGCGATGCGCGCCGCGATGGCCGCCGCCGAGGTCGGTGACGACGTCTACGGCGAGGACCCGACCGTCCGCGCGCTCGAGGAGCGGGTGGCGGGGCTGTTCGGTCACCAGGCCGCGCTGTTCACGCCGACCGGGTCGCTGGCCAACGTGCTGGCGGTCGCGGCCGTCGTCGCGCCCGGCCAGGAGGTGCTGTGCGAGGCGCGCGCCCACATCGCGCGCGCCGAGCTCGGCGCCCACGGTGCGGTCTCCGGCCTCACCATGCGCACCTGGTCGCACCCGCGCGGGCAGGTCGACCTCGCCGTCGTCGACGAGCTGTTCGCGCCCGACCTCGGGCCCTACTTCGTGCGGACGGCGGCGCTCTCGGTCGAGAACACGCACAACTTCGCCGGGGGAGCCGTCGTACCGCTGGCCGACCTCCAGGCGCTGCGGGCCTACGCCGACGAGCGCGCGGTCGCCGTCCACCTCGACGGAGCCCGGATCTGGAACGCCCACGTCGCCACCGGTACGCCGCTCGCCGACTACGGCGCGGTCGCCGACGTCCTCGCCGTGTGCCTGTCCAAGGGCCTCGGCGCTCCCGCCGGCTCACTCGTCCTCGGCAGCGCCGAGCAGGTCGCCGATGCGCGCGTGCGCCGCAAGCGCCTCGGCGCCGGCATGCGCCAGGTCGGCATCCTCGCCGCGGCCGGCCTGCACGCGCTCGACCACCACGTCGAGCGGCTCGCCGACGACCACGCCCACGCCCGCCTGCTGGCCGAGGCCTGCGGCGCGGACCCGGCGGCGGTCGACACCAACATCGTCACCTTCGACCGCGACGACGCGCCGGTCTTCGTCGCGCGGGCGCGCGAGGCCGGCGTCCTGATCGGCGCGGTGGGTGCGCGCACGATCCGGCTCGTCACCCACCTCGACGTCAGCCGCGACGACGCCGAGCGGGCCGCCCAGGTGCTCGCGTCCCTCTGA
- a CDS encoding zinc ribbon domain-containing protein — protein MTTPTYCTSCGHELGIGRFCTNCGQPVPGRHPEAAPASGAPVTAVVPPPTGQLPPAARYPLFADGAPPAAPPAPPAAPPTAAVPAPPPPYAPPVTPAPAPGRSRSWVPWVIAVVVVALVAGIGAFLVVSAGGDDSPSTQDRANDGGAPPATKPAEPTTGAPVEPDSTGTGSPVEPPAPGDVVDLTAGASAQVPATAPGSRDRDNHPVTFEARNMLDGQPRTSWRMAGDGTGATLTFDLGREVVLTEVGIINGYAKVDGADNWYRGNRRIRAVQWELDDGTRITQDLTDRRTVQLIPVGPVTTTRVVLHLVTVTPPGKGPNGRDFTAISEVRFRGAPA, from the coding sequence ATGACCACCCCGACGTACTGCACCAGCTGCGGGCACGAGCTCGGGATCGGCCGGTTCTGCACCAACTGCGGGCAGCCGGTGCCCGGCCGGCACCCCGAGGCGGCGCCCGCTTCCGGCGCGCCCGTGACCGCGGTGGTCCCGCCCCCGACCGGGCAGCTGCCGCCCGCCGCGCGCTACCCGCTGTTCGCCGACGGTGCCCCGCCGGCCGCGCCGCCCGCGCCGCCCGCCGCCCCGCCGACCGCCGCGGTGCCCGCGCCCCCGCCGCCGTACGCGCCGCCGGTGACGCCGGCCCCGGCGCCGGGCCGGTCGCGGTCCTGGGTGCCGTGGGTGATCGCGGTGGTCGTGGTCGCCCTGGTCGCTGGGATCGGCGCCTTCCTCGTGGTCAGCGCCGGCGGTGACGACTCCCCCAGCACCCAGGACCGGGCGAACGACGGCGGCGCGCCGCCCGCCACGAAGCCCGCGGAGCCCACGACCGGCGCCCCGGTCGAGCCCGACAGCACCGGGACCGGCAGCCCGGTCGAGCCGCCCGCGCCCGGCGATGTCGTCGACCTGACCGCCGGCGCTAGCGCCCAGGTGCCCGCGACCGCCCCCGGCAGCCGCGACCGGGACAACCACCCGGTCACCTTCGAGGCCCGCAACATGCTCGACGGGCAGCCGCGCACGTCGTGGCGGATGGCCGGCGACGGTACGGGCGCGACGCTGACCTTCGACCTCGGCCGCGAGGTGGTGCTCACCGAGGTGGGCATCATCAACGGCTACGCCAAGGTCGACGGCGCCGACAACTGGTACCGCGGCAACCGCCGGATCCGCGCGGTGCAGTGGGAGCTCGACGACGGCACCCGGATCACCCAGGACCTGACCGATCGCCGTACCGTCCAGCTGATCCCGGTCGGCCCGGTCACGACCACCCGCGTGGTGCTGCACCTGGTGACGGTGACGCCGCCGGGCAAGGGGCCCAACGGGCGCGACTTCACCGCGATCAGCGAGGTCCGCTTCCGCGGCGCTCCCGCCTGA
- a CDS encoding SRPBCC family protein has translation MAGHIIHVHGTIPAPPEQVWEVITDIAHADDVLRSVSEPFLLTEGGYDVGTTWRERRTLFGHHGPEELQVVASEPPRRTVVEAEVGHDVIRTAYRLTPAGPDHRETRLAMTTTVVMSGRSTLSRAMWAMFGGFSYDRTRRILEHDLEDIEAEACRRALSA, from the coding sequence ATGGCTGGTCACATCATCCACGTCCACGGCACCATCCCGGCCCCGCCCGAGCAGGTCTGGGAGGTCATCACCGACATCGCCCACGCCGACGACGTCCTGCGCAGCGTGAGCGAGCCGTTCCTGCTCACCGAGGGCGGGTACGACGTCGGGACGACGTGGCGCGAGCGCCGTACCCTCTTCGGGCACCACGGTCCCGAGGAGCTGCAGGTCGTCGCCTCCGAACCGCCCCGGCGCACCGTCGTCGAGGCGGAGGTCGGACACGACGTCATCCGCACCGCCTACCGGCTCACGCCCGCCGGCCCGGACCACCGCGAGACCCGCCTCGCCATGACCACGACGGTCGTGATGAGCGGACGCTCGACGTTGTCCCGGGCGATGTGGGCGATGTTCGGCGGGTTCAGCTACGACCGCACCCGGCGGATCCTGGAGCACGACCTGGAGGACATCGAGGCCGAGGCGTGCCGTCGCGCGCTCAGCGCCTGA
- a CDS encoding DMT family transporter, which yields MAESAGRRTALLATVALLATTACWGSTFFLIKDLLDRVPTVDFLAVRFLIAGLVMLAIAPRAVARLAPDVRNRALVLGALYGVAQILQTAGLAHTPASVSGFVTGLYVVATPLLAAVLLRTRITAATWGAVVLATAGLAVLTLDGLSIGYGEAITLVAAVLYALHIVGLGAWSRPADALGMSILQLLVIAVICLVAALVSGAPGVVLPERGGDWASVVYMALVAGAGALLAQTWAQAHLPPTRSAIVMSTEPVFATFFAVLLGGESLTTRMLLGGALVLTAMLVVELVPRRRIEGEVTHLAV from the coding sequence TTCCTGATCAAGGACCTGCTCGACCGGGTGCCCACCGTCGACTTCCTGGCGGTGCGCTTCCTCATCGCCGGACTGGTGATGCTCGCGATCGCGCCGCGCGCGGTGGCCCGGCTCGCCCCGGACGTGCGCAACCGGGCCCTTGTCCTCGGCGCCCTGTACGGCGTCGCCCAGATCTTGCAGACCGCCGGACTGGCGCACACCCCCGCGAGCGTGTCCGGCTTCGTGACCGGCCTCTACGTCGTCGCCACCCCGCTCCTGGCCGCCGTCCTGCTGCGCACCCGGATCACCGCCGCCACCTGGGGTGCGGTGGTGCTGGCGACCGCGGGGCTGGCCGTGCTGACCCTCGACGGTCTCTCGATCGGCTACGGCGAGGCGATCACGCTGGTCGCGGCGGTCCTCTACGCGCTGCACATCGTCGGGCTCGGTGCGTGGTCGCGCCCGGCGGACGCGCTGGGCATGTCGATCCTCCAGCTGCTGGTGATCGCGGTGATCTGCCTCGTGGCGGCGCTGGTGTCCGGCGCGCCGGGCGTCGTGCTGCCCGAGCGTGGCGGCGACTGGGCCTCGGTCGTCTACATGGCGCTCGTCGCGGGCGCGGGCGCGCTGCTCGCGCAGACCTGGGCGCAGGCGCACCTGCCGCCGACCCGCAGCGCGATCGTGATGAGCACCGAGCCGGTCTTCGCGACGTTCTTCGCGGTGCTGCTGGGCGGTGAGTCGCTGACCACGCGGATGCTCCTCGGCGGGGCGCTGGTGCTGACCGCGATGCTCGTGGTCGAGCTGGTGCCCCGGCGCCGGATCGAGGGTGAGGTCACCCACCTGGCGGTGTGA